One genomic window of Fusarium fujikuroi IMI 58289 draft genome, chromosome FFUJ_chr01 includes the following:
- a CDS encoding related to Sm-like protein LSm8 codes for MATLGGYLNKKVLIVTADSRILVGTLAACDQTTNLVLNNAVERIIRTPDDPEPSAQVPLGLYLVRGDNVCSIGLVDEALDDSINWTEVKGSAIGGIKHV; via the exons ATGGCTACACTCGGTGGATATCTCAACA AGAAAGTCCTGATCGTGACAGCCGATTCGCGTATTCTTGTCGGAACTCTGGCAGCATGCGACCAAACAACTAATCTG GTCTTGAACAACGCCGTGGAACGAATTATCCGGACGCCCGACGATCCTGAGCCTTCCGCTCAAGTGCCTTTAGGTCTATACCTCGTCCGCGGCGACAACGTATGCTCAATCGGTCTCGTAGATGAGGCGCTCGACGACAGCATCAACTGGACAGAAGTCAAGGGTTCAGCAATCGGCGGTATAAAGCACGTATAG
- a CDS encoding related to inosine-uridine preferring nucleoside hydrolase, producing MAPKQKIIIDTDPGVDDILALLLALSAKPEELEVLMVSVTYGNVPLQSCLRNVVSLFHVLGKELEWRKSTGKPEGFGAMKANKPIVAVGPDHPLCDEELMADYFHGIDGLHNVHEAHPDLSPAETWKGIFSDGANEAGDYSPFFTPSKAPSHHEILRILKENPVDTVSILAVGPLTNVALAAAEDPETFLRVKELVVMGGAVNVEGNCTPVAEFNCYADAVAAARVYALTSPKPSSTMPTIPQELSTLKAYPNKLSRQLKLTLCPLDITTPHLIGKNYFKENIQAHVEAGSPLARWVSHFVTKSFSKIEDMEGDENEPGLSLHDPLTVWYMLTRDDPKWKTPEKLEDIRVETSGQWTHGMHVVDRRFRKKPAEAAVALSENPNEDPHILTLDEVPGDDHGWLSVLKGNRLNRVIDSPGHDIFKEVLMQRIFG from the exons ATGGCTCCCAAGCAGAAGATCATTATCGATACCGACCCAG GCGTCGATGATATCCTGGCCCTGCTTCTTGCACTCAGTGCCAAAccggaggagcttgaggttctgaTGGTGTCCGTCACATACGGCAATGTCCCCCTCCAAAG CTGTCTCCGAAACGTTGTTTCTCTCTTCCACGTGCTTGGGAAAGAACTTGAGTGGAGGAAGTCTACTGGCAAACCCGAAGGCTTTGGAGCCATGAAGGCAAACAAGCCCATCGTGGCTGTTGGCCCTGACCACCCCCTTTGCGACGAGGAGCTGATGGCGGATTACTTCC ACGGCATCGATGGCTTGCATAATGTTCATGAGGCTCATCCTGATTTGTCTCCAGCCGAAACCTGGAAAGGCATCTTCAGTGATGGCGCCAACGAAGCCGGAGACTATTCTCCTTTCTTCACGCCATCCAAGGCGCCCTCTCACCACGAGATTCTCCGGATCCTCAAAGAGAACCCCGTGGACACTGTCTCCATCCTTGCAGTTGGTCCTCTTACCAATGTTGCCTTAGCAGCCGCAGAAGATCCCGAGACTTTCCTTCGTGTGAAGGAGCTTGTCGTCATGGGCGGTGCTGTAAATGTCGAGGGAAACTGTACCCCCGTGGCTGAATTCAACTGCTACGCTGATGCTGTCGCTGCTGCTCGGGTTTACGCACTCACCTCCCCCAAGCCGAGCTCCACGATGCCGACTATTCCCCAGGAGCTTTCAACTTTGAAAGCCTACCCAAACAAACTTTCCCGCCAGCTTAAGCTCACACTTTGCCCCCTCGATATTACTACCCCTCACTTGATTGGCAAGAACTACTTCAAGGAGAACATCCAGGCTCACGTCGAAGCTGGCAGCCCACTTGCTCGGTGGGTGTCACACTTTGTCACTAAATCCTTCAGCAAGATCGAGGATATGGAGGGTGATGAAAACGAGCCCGGTCTTTCGTTGCACGATCCCCTGACGGTATGGTATATGCTGACCCGAGATGATCCTAAGTGGAAGACACCCGAGAAACTGGAGGACATCCGTGTGGAGACCAGCGGTCAATGGACACATGGAATGCATGTCGTTGATCGTAGATTCAGAAAGAAGCCTGCCGAAGCCGCAGTCGCCCTCTCAGAAAACCCCAATGAGGACCCCCATATCTTGACTCTCGATGAGGTCCCTGGCGACGACCACGGTTGGCTGAGTGTCCTCAAGGGTAACCGTCTCAACCGTGTGATCGATTCTCCCGGACATGACATCTTCAAAGAAGTGCTCATGCAGCGCATCTTTGGATAG